In a single window of the Thermoplasmatales archaeon genome:
- a CDS encoding DUF1059 domain-containing protein, producing the protein MAKYQCKCSDLGYQCSYVLEEGRAEDILPMFKIHLRYAHNVWDFTDAMTEKVKNAIKEIS; encoded by the coding sequence ATGGCAAAATATCAATGCAAATGTTCAGATCTGGGCTATCAATGCTCTTATGTTCTTGAAGAGGGGAGAGCTGAGGACATACTTCCTATGTTCAAGATTCATTTGAGGTATGCGCACAACGTGTGGGACTTTACTGATGCGATGACTGAAAAAGTAAAAAATGCCATTAAGGAAATATCATAG
- a CDS encoding PRC-barrel domain-containing protein, which translates to MMTEVTELFGLPVYTDKGILVGDVSDLILDLEQQNIYGLYVESPNPQLVEGGSAISIPYRWIRAVGEIVILRKFPSFLKAPE; encoded by the coding sequence ATGATGACAGAAGTGACTGAACTATTTGGCTTGCCTGTTTATACGGACAAAGGTATTTTAGTGGGGGACGTTTCCGATTTAATACTCGATCTAGAGCAACAAAACATTTACGGTCTTTATGTTGAATCGCCAAATCCTCAGCTCGTAGAGGGTGGGTCAGCAATAAGCATACCCTACAGGTGGATAAGGGCAGTTGGAGAGATAGTTATATTGAGGAAATTTCCAAGTTTTCTCAAGGCTCCAGAATAA
- a CDS encoding DsrE family protein translates to MKIILSVDSEDKIPMSITAAEHLSEMPETELVEVVYLNGGIAATTQKNRIRSMLENKKVQVVACGTSMQARNIEKDELAEGVVYVPASLKEIIKRKQEGYMYLVL, encoded by the coding sequence ATGAAAATAATTTTATCCGTAGATTCAGAAGATAAGATACCTATGTCCATAACTGCCGCTGAACATCTGTCAGAAATGCCAGAAACGGAACTTGTTGAGGTAGTATATCTTAACGGAGGAATTGCAGCGACGACTCAAAAGAATAGAATAAGAAGCATGCTTGAAAATAAAAAAGTTCAAGTTGTAGCATGCGGAACATCGATGCAGGCTAGAAACATAGAAAAAGATGAACTTGCAGAAGGCGTAGTTTATGTTCCCGCGAGTCTGAAGGAAATAATTAAAAGAAAGCAGGAAGGTTATATGTATCTGGTCCTCTAA
- a CDS encoding AbrB/MazE/SpoVT family DNA-binding domain-containing protein, translating into MVKKVKISSKGQITLPKDLRDKYHLSYGDSVIVSYSEEGIVIRHAKGTLRGILKGKVDSEGFEKDIKALRKEWKL; encoded by the coding sequence ATGGTTAAAAAGGTTAAGATTAGTTCAAAAGGGCAGATCACACTTCCTAAAGATTTGAGGGATAAATACCACCTGAGCTATGGAGATAGCGTTATTGTATCATATTCTGAAGAAGGCATTGTTATCAGACATGCGAAGGGTACTTTGAGAGGGATATTAAAAGGCAAGGTGGACAGTGAAGGATTCGAGAAAGACATTAAAGCCCTAAGAAAAGAGTGGAAGTTGTGA
- a CDS encoding PIN domain-containing protein, which translates to MKNFIIDTVGLVRYLEDNLPSPASDIFSLAEMGEASILVPQIVMGEFIYIAMKGRLRLADPRGAVKQVLDELRGTSFIFQSSFPEDGWDVFLSLGIPELHDRLIAAEAMTRSLSLISNDPVFRKVHGLEVIWE; encoded by the coding sequence GTGAAAAACTTCATAATAGATACAGTTGGGCTAGTTAGATATTTAGAGGATAATTTGCCAAGTCCTGCATCTGATATATTTTCTCTAGCCGAAATGGGAGAGGCTTCTATTCTGGTACCGCAGATAGTGATGGGAGAATTCATTTATATTGCGATGAAAGGGAGGCTAAGATTGGCCGATCCGAGGGGTGCTGTCAAGCAAGTCCTAGATGAACTGAGAGGGACATCTTTTATATTCCAATCCAGTTTTCCAGAAGATGGATGGGATGTTTTTCTGTCTCTCGGTATTCCCGAACTACATGACAGGTTAATTGCCGCAGAGGCAATGACTCGAAGTTTATCACTCATTTCGAACGATCCTGTATTTCGAAAAGTACACGGTCTCGAGGTAATTTGGGAGTAA